From a single Leclercia sp. AS011 genomic region:
- the mdoH gene encoding glucans biosynthesis glucosyltransferase MdoH — protein MNKTTEYIDAMPLTDIEKAALPKGDISAVHTALDADHHSYTREDDTPLGSVKSRLEQAWPDSLGKGQLIRDDEGRTQLEAMPKATRSSMFPDPWRTNPVGRFWDRLRGRDVTPRYLSRLTKEQQASEEKWRTVGSIRRYILLLLTIAQTVVATWYMKTILPYQGWALINPADMFGQDLLVSFMQLLPYVLQSGILLLFAILFCWVSAGFWTALMGFLQLLIGRDKYSISASTVGDEPINPEHRTALIMPICNEDVDRVFAGLRATWESVKATGNGEHFDVYILSDSYNPDICVAEQKAWMELIAEVQGEGQIFYRRRRRRVKRKSGNIDDFCRRWGNQYSYMVVLDADSVMTGDCLTGLVRLMEANPNAGIIQSSPKASGMDTLYARCQQFATRVYGPLFTAGLHFWQLGESHYWGHNAIIRVKPFIEHCALAPLPGEGSFAGSILSHDFVEAALMRRAGWGVWIAYDLPGSYEELPPNLLDELKRDRRWCHGNLMNFRLFLVKGMHPVHRAVFLTGVMSYLSAPLWFMFLALSTALQVVHALTEPQYFLQPRQLFPVWPQWRPELAIALFASTMVLLFLPKLLSIVLIWCKGSKEYGGFFRVTLSLLLEVLFSVLLAPVRMLFHTVFVVSAFLGWEVVWNSPQRDDDSTPWSEAFMRHGSQMLLGLVWAVGMAWLDLRFLFWLAPIVFSLILSPFVSVISSRSTVGLRTKRWKLFLIPEEYSPPQVLVDTDKYLELNRSRSLEDGFMHAVFNPSFNALATAMATARHRASHVLEIARDRHVEQALNETPEKLNRDRRLVLLSDPVTLSRLHYRVWSAPERYSSWVNHYQTLKLNPQALKAK, from the coding sequence ATGAATAAGACAACTGAGTATATCGATGCCATGCCGCTGACCGATATCGAGAAGGCGGCACTGCCGAAGGGCGACATCAGCGCGGTGCATACCGCGCTGGATGCCGATCATCATTCATATACCCGTGAAGATGATACCCCGCTGGGCTCGGTTAAAAGCCGCCTTGAGCAGGCCTGGCCCGACTCACTGGGCAAAGGCCAGCTGATTCGCGATGACGAAGGGCGTACCCAGCTTGAAGCGATGCCGAAAGCGACGCGCTCCTCAATGTTCCCGGATCCCTGGCGCACCAACCCGGTGGGCCGTTTCTGGGATCGCCTGCGTGGCCGCGACGTGACCCCGCGCTACCTCTCTCGCCTGACCAAAGAACAGCAGGCCAGTGAGGAAAAATGGCGTACCGTCGGCAGTATTCGCCGCTACATCCTGCTGCTGCTGACTATCGCGCAGACCGTTGTCGCCACCTGGTATATGAAGACCATTCTGCCTTACCAGGGCTGGGCGCTGATCAATCCGGCCGATATGTTCGGCCAGGATCTGCTGGTCTCGTTTATGCAGCTGCTGCCGTATGTCCTGCAAAGCGGCATCCTGCTGCTGTTCGCTATCCTCTTCTGTTGGGTATCGGCCGGTTTCTGGACCGCGCTGATGGGCTTCCTGCAGCTGTTGATCGGTCGGGACAAGTACAGCATCTCTGCTTCCACGGTGGGGGATGAACCCATCAACCCTGAGCACCGCACGGCGCTGATCATGCCTATCTGTAACGAAGATGTGGATCGCGTCTTCGCGGGCCTGCGCGCCACCTGGGAGTCGGTGAAAGCCACCGGTAACGGCGAACACTTCGACGTTTACATCCTGAGTGACAGCTACAACCCCGACATTTGCGTGGCGGAACAGAAAGCCTGGATGGAGCTGATCGCTGAAGTGCAGGGCGAAGGGCAGATCTTCTACCGTCGCCGTCGCCGTCGTGTGAAGCGTAAAAGCGGCAACATCGATGACTTCTGCCGTCGCTGGGGTAATCAGTACAGCTACATGGTGGTGCTGGATGCTGACTCGGTGATGACCGGTGACTGCCTGACGGGCCTCGTGCGCCTGATGGAAGCCAACCCGAATGCCGGGATCATCCAGTCTTCGCCAAAAGCGTCGGGCATGGACACCCTGTATGCGCGCTGCCAGCAGTTTGCGACCCGCGTATACGGGCCGCTGTTCACCGCCGGTCTGCACTTCTGGCAGCTGGGGGAATCGCACTACTGGGGGCATAACGCCATTATCCGCGTGAAGCCGTTCATCGAGCACTGTGCGCTGGCACCGCTGCCAGGCGAAGGCTCGTTTGCGGGCTCGATCCTGTCCCATGACTTCGTGGAAGCCGCGCTGATGCGTCGTGCCGGTTGGGGGGTGTGGATTGCCTATGACCTGCCGGGCTCCTATGAAGAGCTGCCGCCGAACCTGCTGGATGAGCTGAAGCGTGACCGCCGCTGGTGTCACGGTAACCTGATGAACTTCCGCCTGTTCCTCGTCAAAGGGATGCACCCGGTACACCGTGCCGTGTTCCTGACCGGCGTGATGTCCTACCTCTCCGCGCCGCTGTGGTTTATGTTCCTGGCCCTGTCGACCGCGCTGCAGGTGGTACACGCCCTGACCGAGCCGCAGTACTTCCTGCAACCGCGCCAGCTGTTCCCGGTGTGGCCGCAGTGGCGTCCTGAGCTGGCGATTGCGCTCTTTGCCTCGACCATGGTGCTGCTGTTCCTGCCGAAGCTGCTGAGTATCGTGCTGATCTGGTGTAAAGGCTCGAAAGAGTATGGCGGTTTCTTCCGCGTAACGCTCTCCCTGCTGCTGGAGGTGCTGTTCTCGGTGCTGCTGGCGCCGGTGCGTATGCTGTTCCACACCGTCTTCGTGGTCAGCGCGTTCCTCGGCTGGGAAGTGGTCTGGAACTCACCGCAGCGTGACGATGACTCCACCCCGTGGAGCGAAGCCTTTATGCGTCACGGCTCGCAGATGCTGCTCGGCCTGGTGTGGGCCGTCGGGATGGCGTGGCTGGATCTGCGCTTCCTGTTCTGGCTGGCACCGATTGTCTTCTCGCTGATCCTCTCTCCGTTCGTGTCGGTGATCTCCAGCCGCTCGACCGTGGGTCTGCGCACTAAACGCTGGAAGCTGTTCCTGATCCCGGAAGAGTATTCCCCGCCGCAGGTGCTGGTGGATACCGACAAGTATCTGGAGCTCAACCGCAGCCGTTCGCTGGAAGATGGTTTTATGCACGCCGTGTTTAACCCGTCATTCAACGCGCTGGCCACCGCCATGGCGACAGCCCGTCACCGTGCCAGCCATGTGCTGGAGATCGCCCGCGATCGCCACGTTGAGCAGGCGCTGAACGAGACGCCGGAGAAGCTGAACCGCGATCGTCGTCTGGTGTTGCTGAGCGATCCGGTTACCCTGTCGCGTCTGCATTATCGTGTCTGGTCTGCCCCGGAGAGATACTCTTCCTGGGTGAACCATTATCAGACGTTGAAGCTGAACCCGCAGGCGTTGAAAGCGAAGTGA
- the mdoG gene encoding glucans biosynthesis protein MdoG codes for MMKMRWIGAAVLLSLYTSSALAFTIDDVAKQAKSMAGKGYEAPKSNLPSVFRDMKYADYQQIQFNHDKAYWNKIKTPFKLEFYHQGMYFDTPVTINEVTSNAVRKIKYSPDYFNFGNVQHDKDTVKDLGFAGFKVLYPINNKDKNDEIVSMLGASYFRVIGGGQVYGLSARGLAIDTALPSGEEFPRFREFWIERPKPTDKRLTIYALLDSPRATGAYRFTIIPGRDTVVDVQSKVYLRDKVGKLGVAPLTSMFLFGPNQPSSATNFRPELHDSNGLSILAGNGEWIWRPLNNPKHLAVSSFSMENPQGFGLLQRGRQFSRFEDLDDRYDLRPSAWITPKGEWGKGKVELVEIPTNDETNDNIVAYWTPDQLPEAGKEMNFNYSITMSRDEDKLHAPDNAYVLQTRRSTGDVKQSNLIRQPDGTIAFVVDFTGQEMAKLAPETPVTAQASIGDNGEIVENNVRYNPVTKGWRLTLRVKLKDAKQPTEMRASLVNADQPLSETWSYQLPANE; via the coding sequence ATGATGAAAATGCGTTGGATAGGGGCAGCCGTCTTGTTGTCTCTGTATACCTCATCGGCCCTGGCCTTTACCATCGACGACGTCGCAAAACAGGCAAAATCGATGGCAGGAAAAGGGTACGAAGCGCCAAAAAGTAACTTGCCCTCCGTTTTCCGCGATATGAAATATGCGGACTATCAGCAGATCCAGTTTAATCACGATAAAGCCTACTGGAATAAGATTAAGACCCCGTTCAAGCTTGAGTTTTATCATCAGGGGATGTACTTCGACACGCCTGTTACCATCAATGAAGTGACATCCAACGCGGTACGTAAAATCAAGTACAGCCCGGACTATTTTAATTTCGGCAATGTGCAACACGATAAAGACACCGTAAAAGATCTGGGCTTCGCGGGCTTTAAAGTGCTTTACCCCATCAACAATAAAGATAAGAACGACGAAATTGTCAGCATGTTGGGGGCAAGCTATTTCCGCGTCATCGGCGGCGGCCAGGTCTACGGCCTCTCTGCGCGCGGTCTGGCGATTGATACCGCACTGCCTTCCGGGGAAGAGTTCCCCCGTTTCCGCGAGTTCTGGATTGAGCGTCCAAAACCAACCGACAAGCGCCTGACTATCTATGCGCTGCTGGATTCCCCGCGTGCAACCGGTGCCTATCGCTTCACGATCATTCCAGGCCGCGACACCGTGGTTGACGTGCAGTCGAAAGTCTATCTGCGCGATAAGGTCGGCAAACTGGGCGTCGCGCCGCTGACCAGTATGTTCCTGTTCGGGCCGAACCAGCCGTCGTCTGCCACCAACTTCCGCCCGGAACTGCATGACTCCAACGGTCTGTCGATCCTGGCCGGTAACGGCGAGTGGATCTGGCGCCCGCTGAACAACCCGAAACACCTGGCGGTAAGCAGCTTCAGCATGGAAAACCCACAGGGGTTCGGCCTGCTGCAGCGCGGTCGTCAGTTCTCTCGCTTTGAAGATCTGGACGATCGTTACGATCTGCGCCCAAGCGCCTGGATCACCCCGAAAGGCGAGTGGGGCAAAGGTAAAGTTGAGCTGGTAGAAATTCCGACCAACGACGAAACCAACGACAACATCGTCGCCTACTGGACGCCGGATCAGCTGCCGGAGGCCGGTAAAGAGATGAACTTCAACTACTCCATCACCATGAGCCGCGATGAAGACAAGCTGCATGCCCCGGACAACGCGTATGTACTGCAGACGCGCCGTTCTACCGGTGATGTGAAACAGTCGAATCTGATCCGCCAGCCGGATGGCACCATTGCCTTCGTGGTGGACTTCACCGGCCAGGAGATGGCGAAACTGGCACCGGAAACCCCGGTTACCGCCCAGGCGAGCATCGGTGACAACGGTGAAATCGTTGAAAACAACGTGCGTTATAACCCGGTCACTAAAGGCTGGCGTTTAACCCTGCGTGTGAAACTGAAAGACGCGAAACAACCGACTGAGATGCGTGCCTCTCTGGTGAACGCTGACCAGCCGCTGAGTGAAACCTGGAGCTATCAGCTACCTGCCAATGAATAA
- the mdoC gene encoding glucans biosynthesis protein MdoC, which produces MSNVPAQREYFLDSIRAWLMLLGIPFHISLIYSSHVWHVNSAESSWWLTLFNDFIHSFRMQVFFVISGYFSYMLFLRYPLKRWWKVRVERVGIPMLTAIPLLTLPQFIMLQYVKGKADTWHNLSLYEKYNTLAWELVSHLWFLLVLVVMTTVSLWVFSRMRRHLSTRSETFFADISWGKLSVLFLLLGIAYAALRRTLLIVYSPILSDGLFNFVVMQTLFYLPFFIIGALAFVHPKLKALFTTPSRGCTLGAALAFVAYLLNQRYGSGDAWMYETESVIAMLLGLWMVNVVFALGHRLLNFKSARVTYFVNASLFIYLVHHPLTLFFGAYITPHISSNLLGFITGLVFVVGIAIVLYEIHLRIPLLRFLFSGKPASKANNAPQATS; this is translated from the coding sequence ATGAGTAACGTACCCGCACAACGCGAATATTTCCTTGATTCTATTCGGGCCTGGCTGATGCTACTGGGGATCCCGTTTCACATCTCCTTGATCTATTCAAGCCATGTCTGGCACGTCAACAGCGCCGAGTCCTCCTGGTGGCTGACGCTGTTTAACGATTTTATCCACTCATTCCGGATGCAGGTCTTTTTTGTTATTTCGGGCTATTTTTCCTACATGCTGTTTCTGCGCTACCCGCTGAAACGGTGGTGGAAAGTGCGCGTCGAGCGCGTCGGTATTCCGATGCTCACCGCGATCCCCCTGCTGACGCTGCCGCAATTCATTATGCTGCAGTATGTAAAAGGCAAAGCGGATACCTGGCACAACCTGTCGCTGTACGAAAAATACAATACCCTCGCCTGGGAGCTGGTCTCGCACCTGTGGTTCCTGCTGGTACTGGTGGTGATGACCACGGTCAGCCTGTGGGTGTTCAGCCGTATGCGCCGCCATCTCAGTACCCGCTCGGAGACCTTTTTCGCGGACATCAGCTGGGGCAAACTGTCGGTTCTGTTTTTACTGCTGGGCATTGCCTACGCCGCGCTACGCCGCACCCTGCTCATCGTTTATTCACCGATCCTCAGCGACGGCCTGTTCAATTTTGTGGTGATGCAGACCCTTTTCTATCTGCCTTTCTTTATTATTGGCGCGCTGGCGTTTGTGCATCCAAAACTGAAAGCCCTGTTCACCACCCCGTCGCGCGGCTGTACCCTCGGGGCGGCGCTGGCGTTTGTCGCCTATCTGCTGAATCAGCGTTATGGCAGCGGCGATGCCTGGATGTATGAAACCGAAAGCGTGATTGCCATGCTGCTGGGGTTATGGATGGTGAACGTGGTCTTTGCCCTGGGGCATCGCCTGCTGAACTTTAAATCCGCACGCGTCACCTATTTCGTTAACGCCTCGCTGTTCATTTATCTGGTGCACCATCCATTGACGCTGTTTTTCGGCGCTTACATCACGCCGCATATCAGCTCAAACCTGTTGGGCTTTATCACCGGGCTGGTGTTTGTGGTGGGTATTGCGATTGTGCTGTATGAAATTCATCTGCGTATTCCGCTGCTGCGCTTCCTGTTTTCCGGCAAACCGGCCAGCAAAGCGAATAACGCCCCGCAGGCCACCAGCTAA
- a CDS encoding phospholipase D family protein: MKKMPDYTSDCLPNEDRKPTHNTRLGRAIAPVSSAHPGLCGLLPLDNSLDAFACRYRLAEMAEKTLDVQYYIWEDDMSGRLLFSVLLSAAMRGVRVRLLLDDNNTQGLDAILRLLDAHPNFSVRLFNPFSFRTLRALGYLTDFARLNRRMHNKSFTVDGEVTIIGGRNIGDAYFGAGEEPLFSDLDVMATGPVVQDVADDFERYWNCASVSTLQQVLELSETEIEDKIHPPEEWYRDDITRRYLDKLQSSEFITRLEAGNLPLIWAKTRLLSDDPRKGQGRAKRHSLLPQRLLDVMGSPVEQIAIISAYFVPTRAGVALLLQMVRKGVKVAIMTNSLAANDVSVVHAGYARWRKKLLRHGIELYELKPTQDGVPVVHDRGITGNSGSSLHAKTFSIDGEKVFIGSLNFDPRSTMLNTEMGFVIESEVLARLIHTRFVRSQRHEAWQLKLDNLGRLNWIERKDGEEIVHKKEPKTRFMQRMLVRLAYWLPVEWLL, encoded by the coding sequence ATGAAGAAAATGCCCGACTATACAAGCGACTGCTTACCCAACGAGGACAGGAAACCGACGCATAACACGCGACTAGGACGCGCGATTGCGCCGGTCAGCTCCGCACATCCTGGCCTTTGTGGACTTCTCCCTCTTGATAACAGTCTCGACGCCTTCGCCTGCCGCTACCGGCTGGCGGAGATGGCGGAAAAGACCCTCGATGTTCAGTACTACATCTGGGAAGACGACATGTCGGGAAGGCTGTTGTTTTCCGTATTGCTCTCCGCCGCCATGCGCGGCGTGCGGGTGCGTCTGCTGCTGGATGACAACAATACCCAGGGTCTGGACGCCATCCTGCGCCTGCTGGACGCGCATCCCAATTTCTCTGTTCGTCTGTTCAATCCCTTCTCATTCCGCACCCTGCGCGCCCTCGGTTATCTCACCGATTTTGCCCGCCTCAACCGGCGGATGCATAACAAGAGCTTTACCGTGGACGGAGAGGTCACCATTATTGGCGGCAGAAACATCGGGGATGCCTACTTTGGCGCGGGCGAAGAGCCGCTGTTCTCCGATCTGGATGTGATGGCCACCGGCCCGGTGGTGCAGGACGTGGCCGATGACTTTGAGCGCTACTGGAACTGCGCCTCGGTCTCCACGCTCCAGCAGGTGCTGGAACTGTCCGAAACCGAGATCGAGGATAAAATTCATCCGCCTGAGGAGTGGTATCGGGACGATATTACCCGCCGCTATCTGGATAAACTCCAGTCCAGCGAGTTTATTACCCGCCTTGAGGCCGGAAATTTACCCTTGATCTGGGCGAAAACCCGTTTGCTCAGCGACGATCCGCGTAAAGGGCAGGGCAGAGCCAAACGCCATTCGCTATTGCCGCAGCGCCTGCTGGACGTGATGGGCTCGCCGGTGGAGCAAATTGCGATTATCTCGGCCTATTTTGTCCCGACCCGGGCGGGGGTGGCCCTGCTGCTGCAGATGGTGCGCAAAGGGGTTAAAGTCGCCATCATGACCAATTCGCTGGCGGCCAACGATGTCTCGGTGGTGCATGCTGGCTATGCCCGCTGGCGTAAGAAGCTGTTGCGCCACGGCATTGAGCTGTATGAGCTAAAACCGACCCAGGATGGCGTACCTGTGGTGCACGATCGCGGCATTACCGGGAACTCCGGCTCCAGCCTGCATGCCAAGACGTTCAGCATCGACGGCGAGAAGGTGTTTATTGGTTCGCTGAATTTTGATCCCCGTTCAACCATGCTGAACACGGAGATGGGCTTCGTGATTGAAAGCGAGGTGCTGGCGCGGCTGATCCACACCCGTTTCGTGCGCAGTCAGCGCCATGAGGCCTGGCAGCTCAAGCTGGATAATCTGGGGCGTCTGAACTGGATTGAGCGCAAGGATGGAGAGGAAATCGTCCACAAAAAGGAGCCAAAAACCCGGTTTATGCAGCGGATGCTGGTGCGACTGGCCTACTGGCTGCCGGTGGAGTGGTTGCTGTAA